A single window of Streptomyces xanthii DNA harbors:
- a CDS encoding DUF3052 domain-containing protein: MSATADHAEKNLAERLGFQPDQVVQEIGYDDDVDQELRESIEEVIGSELVDEDYDDVADAVVLWFREDDGDLTDALVDAIAYMEEGGSILLLTPKTGRDGYVEPSEIGEAATTAGLTAAKSVSAGKDWTGSRLATPKAAAKKR, encoded by the coding sequence GTGAGCGCGACCGCGGACCACGCGGAGAAGAACCTTGCCGAGAGGCTCGGTTTCCAGCCCGACCAGGTGGTCCAGGAGATCGGCTACGACGACGACGTCGATCAGGAGCTCCGCGAGAGCATCGAGGAAGTCATCGGCTCCGAGCTCGTCGACGAGGACTACGACGACGTGGCTGACGCCGTGGTGCTCTGGTTCCGTGAGGACGACGGGGACCTTACCGATGCGCTGGTGGATGCCATCGCGTACATGGAGGAAGGCGGCTCCATCCTGCTCCTGACGCCGAAGACGGGCCGTGACGGCTACGTCGAGCCCAGCGAGATCGGGGAGGCCGCCACCACCGCCGGTCTCACCGCCGCCAAGAGCGTCAGCGCCGGCAAGGACTGGACCGGCAGCCGGCTGGCCACGCCGAAGGCGGCCGCCAAGAAGCGCTGA
- a CDS encoding TerD family protein → MSFWDRLWSGRSAQFDFDSGSAATNAIELTKRHPAVSLSKQGAATGNLRVNLSWRMRTTDLGGPERSSLLRHPSRMFKPDVVQAHTQSMVNVDLDLGCLYELKDGDKGVVQPLGSFFGDLNAPPYVKLSGDDRFGSASGETIYVNLDHRDAIKRLLVFVYIYDQTPAFDRTHAIVTLYPSNGPRIEISLDERAPQARSCAVVSIENVKGDLVVRREVKFVYGFQSELDRLYGWGLQWGRGYKPKVGERP, encoded by the coding sequence ATGTCCTTCTGGGACCGGTTGTGGAGCGGGCGCTCGGCGCAGTTCGACTTCGACTCGGGCAGCGCCGCGACCAACGCGATCGAGCTGACCAAGCGGCACCCCGCGGTCTCCCTGTCCAAGCAGGGCGCCGCGACCGGCAACCTGCGCGTGAACCTGTCCTGGCGGATGCGCACCACGGACCTCGGCGGGCCGGAGCGCAGCAGCCTGCTGCGCCATCCGTCCCGCATGTTCAAGCCGGACGTCGTCCAGGCGCACACCCAGTCGATGGTCAACGTCGACCTGGACCTCGGCTGCCTGTACGAGCTGAAGGACGGCGACAAGGGCGTCGTCCAGCCGCTGGGCAGCTTCTTCGGGGACCTGAACGCGCCGCCGTACGTGAAGCTCAGCGGGGACGACCGGTTCGGCTCGGCGTCGGGCGAGACGATCTACGTCAATCTCGACCACCGCGACGCCATCAAACGCCTGCTGGTGTTCGTCTACATCTACGACCAGACGCCGGCGTTCGACCGTACCCACGCCATCGTCACGCTGTACCCGAGCAACGGGCCGCGCATCGAGATCAGCCTCGACGAGCGCGCCCCGCAGGCCCGCTCCTGCGCCGTCGTCTCCATCGAGAACGTCAAGGGCGACCTCGTCGTACGGCGCGAGGTGAAGTTCGTGTACGGATTCCAGTCCGAGCTGGACCGGCTGTACGGCTGGGGCCTGCAGTGGGGCCGGGGCTACAAGCCCAAGGTGGGCGAGCGCCCCTGA
- the aceE gene encoding pyruvate dehydrogenase (acetyl-transferring), homodimeric type — protein sequence MASGSDRNPIIIGGLPSQVPDFDPEETQEWLDSLDAAVDERGRERARYLMLRLIERAREKRVAVPEMRSTDYINTIATKDEPYFPGNEEIERKVLNATRWNAAVMVSRAQRPGVGVGGHIATFASSASLYDVGFNHFFRGKDEGDGGDQVFFQGHASPGIYARAYLLDRLTEDQLDGFRQEHSKAPNGLSSYPHPRLMPDFWEFPTVSMGLGPLGAIFQARMNRYMEARGIADTSKSHVWAFLGDGEMDEPESLGQLSIAAREGLDNLTFVVNCNLQRLDGPVRGNGKIIQELESQFRGAGWNVIKLVWDRSWDPLLAQDRDGTLVNRLNTTPDGQFQTYATETGAYIREHFFGDDHRLRAMVENMSDKEILHLGRGGHDHRKIFAAMTAAKEHKGQPTVILAQTVKGWTLGPNFEGRNATHQMKKLTVDDLKGFRDRLHLPITDKQLEDGLPPYYHPGRKSEEIQYMHDRRQSLGGYVPTRVVRAKPLQLPDDKTYANVKKGSGQQSIATTMAFVRLLKDLMRDKEIGKRFVLIAPDEYRTFGMDAFFPSAKIYNPLGQQYESVDRELLLAYKESPTGQMLHDGISEAGCTASLIAAGSAYATHGEPLIPVYVFYSMFGFQRTGDQFWQMADQLSRGFVLGATAGRTTLTGEGLQHADGHSQLLASTNPACVAYDPAYGYEIAHIVQDGLRRMYGPTADGRPGEDVFYYLTVYNEPIQQPAEPDDVDVEGILKGIHRISAGSAGTIPAQIMASGVGVPWALEAQRILAEEWNVRADVWSATSWNELRREAVEVERHNLLHPEEEQRVPYVTRKLSGAQGPFVAVSDWMRSVPDQISRWVPGTYQSLGADGFGFADTRGAARRYFHIDAQSVVVAVLTELARDGKVDRSVLKQAIDRYQLLDVTAADPGSAGGDA from the coding sequence GTGGCTTCCGGATCCGATCGCAACCCGATCATCATTGGCGGTCTTCCCAGCCAGGTCCCGGACTTCGATCCAGAAGAGACCCAGGAGTGGCTCGACTCCCTGGACGCCGCGGTCGACGAACGCGGCCGGGAGCGGGCCCGGTACCTGATGCTCCGGCTCATCGAGCGGGCCCGCGAGAAGCGCGTGGCCGTGCCCGAGATGCGCAGCACGGACTACATCAACACGATCGCGACCAAGGACGAGCCGTACTTCCCCGGCAACGAGGAGATCGAGCGCAAGGTCCTCAACGCGACGCGGTGGAACGCCGCGGTGATGGTGTCCCGCGCGCAGCGCCCGGGGGTGGGCGTCGGCGGCCACATCGCCACCTTCGCGTCCTCGGCCTCCCTGTACGACGTGGGCTTCAACCACTTCTTCCGCGGCAAGGACGAGGGCGACGGCGGTGACCAGGTCTTCTTCCAGGGGCACGCCTCGCCCGGCATCTACGCCCGCGCCTACCTCCTGGACCGGCTCACCGAGGACCAGCTCGACGGCTTCCGCCAGGAGCACTCGAAGGCGCCCAACGGCCTGTCCTCGTACCCGCACCCGCGCCTGATGCCGGACTTCTGGGAGTTCCCGACCGTGTCGATGGGCCTCGGCCCGCTCGGTGCGATCTTCCAGGCCCGGATGAACCGCTACATGGAGGCGCGCGGCATCGCCGACACCTCCAAGTCGCATGTGTGGGCCTTCCTCGGCGACGGCGAGATGGACGAGCCGGAGTCGCTCGGCCAGCTGTCGATCGCGGCCCGCGAGGGCCTCGACAACCTGACCTTCGTCGTCAACTGCAACCTGCAGCGGCTCGACGGCCCGGTGCGCGGCAACGGCAAGATCATCCAGGAGCTGGAGTCGCAGTTCCGCGGCGCCGGATGGAACGTCATCAAGCTGGTCTGGGACCGCAGTTGGGACCCGCTGCTGGCGCAGGACCGCGACGGCACGCTGGTCAACCGGCTCAACACGACGCCGGACGGCCAGTTCCAGACGTACGCCACCGAGACCGGCGCGTACATCCGCGAGCACTTCTTCGGCGACGACCACCGGCTGCGCGCCATGGTCGAGAACATGTCCGACAAGGAGATCCTGCACCTGGGGCGCGGTGGCCACGACCACCGGAAGATCTTCGCCGCGATGACGGCCGCCAAGGAGCACAAGGGGCAGCCGACGGTCATCCTGGCGCAGACCGTCAAGGGCTGGACGCTCGGCCCGAACTTCGAGGGCCGCAACGCGACGCACCAGATGAAGAAGCTCACGGTCGACGACCTGAAGGGCTTCCGCGACCGGCTGCACCTGCCGATCACCGACAAGCAGCTCGAGGACGGCCTGCCGCCGTACTACCACCCGGGCCGCAAGTCGGAGGAGATCCAGTACATGCACGACCGCCGGCAGTCGCTCGGCGGGTACGTGCCGACGCGCGTGGTGCGGGCGAAGCCGCTCCAGCTGCCGGACGACAAGACCTACGCGAACGTGAAGAAGGGCTCGGGCCAGCAGTCCATCGCGACGACCATGGCCTTCGTCCGGCTCCTCAAGGACCTGATGCGGGACAAGGAGATCGGCAAGCGGTTCGTGCTGATCGCGCCCGACGAGTACCGCACATTCGGCATGGACGCGTTCTTCCCGAGCGCGAAGATCTACAACCCGCTCGGCCAGCAGTACGAGTCCGTGGACCGCGAGCTGCTGCTCGCGTACAAGGAGTCGCCGACCGGGCAGATGCTGCACGACGGCATCTCGGAGGCGGGCTGCACGGCCTCGCTGATCGCGGCGGGCTCGGCCTACGCGACGCACGGCGAGCCGCTGATCCCGGTCTACGTCTTCTACTCGATGTTCGGCTTCCAGCGCACCGGCGACCAGTTCTGGCAGATGGCCGACCAGCTGTCCCGCGGCTTCGTGCTCGGCGCGACGGCCGGCCGCACCACGCTGACCGGTGAGGGCCTCCAGCACGCGGACGGCCACTCCCAGCTGCTCGCCTCGACCAACCCGGCGTGCGTGGCCTACGACCCGGCGTACGGGTACGAGATCGCGCACATCGTCCAGGACGGTCTGCGCCGCATGTACGGGCCGACGGCCGACGGCAGGCCCGGCGAGGACGTCTTCTACTACCTGACCGTCTACAACGAGCCGATCCAGCAGCCCGCGGAGCCGGACGACGTGGACGTCGAGGGCATCCTCAAGGGCATCCACCGCATCAGCGCCGGCTCCGCCGGCACGATCCCGGCGCAGATCATGGCGTCCGGTGTCGGCGTGCCGTGGGCGCTGGAGGCGCAGCGGATCCTCGCGGAGGAGTGGAACGTGCGGGCCGACGTCTGGTCCGCGACCTCCTGGAACGAGCTGCGGCGCGAGGCCGTCGAGGTGGAGCGGCACAACCTGCTGCACCCGGAGGAGGAGCAGCGCGTCCCGTACGTCACGCGGAAGCTGTCCGGGGCGCAGGGGCCGTTCGTCGCGGTCTCGGACTGGATGCGGTCGGTGCCGGACCAGATCTCGCGGTGGGTGCCGGGTACGTACCAGTCCCTGGGGGCGGACGGGTTCGGGTTCGCCGACACGCGGGGGGCGGCGCGGCGGTACTTCCACATCGACGCGCAGTCCGTCGTCGTGGCGGTGCTCACGGAGCTGGCGCGGGACGGGAAGGTCGATCGCTCCGTGCTGAAGCAGGCGATCGACCGGTATCAGCTGCTGGACGTCACGGCTGCCGATCCGGGTTCGGCGGGTGGCGACGCGTAG
- a CDS encoding DUF475 domain-containing protein → MVLKTFGWSFAITVLGLIAAVFYDGWTAFGVVAILAVLEISLSFDNAVVNAGILKKMNAFWQKIFLTIGVLIAVFGMRLVFPVVIVAISAKMGPIEAVDLAFNQPDRYQQLVTDAHPSIAAFGGMFLLMIFLDFIFEERDIQWLRWIERPLAKLGKVDMLSVCIALIVLLVASLTVALNAHQHGGAHVDKQATVLLAGVGGLITYLIVGGLSSFFENRLEEEEEREHEEEERAAREGKPKSAVLLAGQAAFFMFLYLEVLDASFSFDGVIGAFAITNDIVLMALGLGIGAMYVRSLTVYLVRQGTLDDYVYLEHGAHYAIGALAVILLVTIQYEIHEIITGLVGVVLIAWSFFSSVRRNKRLAAEEGGSTDKAEVTSGV, encoded by the coding sequence GTGGTTCTGAAAACCTTCGGCTGGTCGTTCGCGATCACCGTGCTCGGTTTGATCGCGGCGGTGTTCTACGACGGATGGACAGCCTTCGGGGTCGTCGCGATTCTCGCGGTCCTGGAGATCTCTCTGTCCTTCGACAACGCGGTCGTCAACGCCGGGATCCTGAAGAAGATGAATGCCTTCTGGCAGAAGATCTTCCTCACGATCGGCGTGCTCATCGCCGTCTTCGGCATGCGCCTCGTCTTCCCCGTCGTCATCGTCGCGATCAGCGCCAAGATGGGCCCGATCGAGGCCGTCGACCTGGCCTTCAACCAGCCCGACCGCTATCAGCAGCTGGTCACGGACGCGCACCCGTCCATCGCCGCCTTCGGTGGCATGTTCCTGCTGATGATCTTCCTCGACTTCATCTTCGAGGAGCGGGACATCCAGTGGCTGCGCTGGATCGAGCGGCCGCTGGCCAAGCTCGGCAAGGTCGACATGCTCTCGGTCTGCATCGCGCTGATCGTCCTGCTCGTCGCCTCCCTGACCGTCGCGCTCAACGCGCACCAGCACGGCGGCGCCCACGTCGACAAGCAGGCCACCGTCCTCCTCGCGGGCGTCGGCGGCCTCATCACGTACCTGATCGTCGGCGGCCTCTCCAGCTTCTTCGAGAACCGCCTGGAGGAGGAGGAAGAGCGCGAGCACGAGGAGGAGGAGCGCGCCGCACGCGAGGGCAAGCCCAAGTCCGCGGTGCTGCTGGCCGGCCAGGCCGCGTTCTTCATGTTCCTCTACCTCGAGGTCCTCGACGCGTCCTTCTCCTTCGACGGCGTCATCGGTGCCTTCGCGATCACCAACGACATCGTCCTCATGGCGCTCGGCCTCGGCATCGGCGCCATGTACGTCCGGTCGCTCACGGTCTACCTGGTCCGCCAGGGCACCCTGGACGACTACGTGTACCTGGAGCACGGCGCGCACTACGCGATCGGCGCCCTCGCCGTGATCCTCCTGGTCACCATCCAGTACGAGATCCACGAGATCATCACCGGTCTCGTCGGTGTCGTCCTGATCGCCTGGTCCTTCTTCTCGTCGGTGCGGCGCAACAAGCGCCTCGCGGCCGAGGAGGGCGGCAGCACGGACAAAGCCGAGGTGACGTCCGGGGTTTGA
- a CDS encoding TetR/AcrR family transcriptional regulator encodes MNLRELKKARTRDALLRAALELYTTQGYERTTVDEIAERCEVSQRTFFRYFANKEEAAFAVQEMVESRYVAALRERPAHEGPLEALRGTVLGTWDDLNRSIAEVIPVELHMRAYRMIESTPALLAAHLRRSVELEEQVARVIAEREGVDVDADPRPRVAVAAFSGVMRLTGRLWGAGEDMSVEAIRALTESCLDQLGPALGARWRGDDA; translated from the coding sequence TTGAACCTGCGTGAACTCAAGAAGGCGCGCACCCGGGACGCGCTGCTGCGAGCCGCGCTCGAGCTGTACACGACCCAGGGGTACGAGCGGACGACCGTCGACGAGATCGCCGAGCGCTGCGAGGTCTCCCAGCGCACCTTCTTCCGCTACTTCGCGAACAAGGAGGAGGCCGCCTTCGCCGTCCAGGAGATGGTGGAGTCGCGCTACGTCGCCGCCCTGCGCGAACGGCCCGCGCACGAGGGCCCCTTGGAGGCGCTGCGCGGCACGGTCCTCGGCACCTGGGACGACCTGAACCGCTCGATCGCGGAGGTCATCCCGGTCGAACTCCACATGCGCGCCTACCGGATGATCGAGTCGACGCCCGCCCTGCTCGCCGCGCATCTGCGCCGCTCCGTCGAGCTGGAGGAGCAGGTCGCGCGGGTGATCGCCGAGCGCGAGGGCGTCGACGTCGACGCCGACCCCCGGCCGCGCGTGGCGGTGGCCGCGTTCAGCGGCGTGATGCGGCTCACCGGGCGGCTGTGGGGCGCCGGCGAGGACATGAGCGTGGAGGCGATCAGGGCGCTCACCGAGTCCTGCCTCGACCAGCTCGGTCCCGCGCTCGGGGCGCGATGGCGCGGTGACGACGCGTGA
- a CDS encoding MFS transporter, with the protein MTSRITIDKADRIPEPAAAPDPAPARGLRGHPWLTLFAVAIGVMMVALDGTIVAIANPVIQDKLDASFADVQWITNGYFLALAVTLITAGKLGDRFGHRQTFLIGVVGFAAASGAIGLSDSIAFVITFRVFQGLFGALLMPAALGLLRATFPAEKLNMAIGIWGMVIGASTAGGPILGGVLVEHVSWQSVFFINVPVGVIALVLGLFILLDHRAQNAPRSFDVLGILLLSGAMFCLVWALIKAPTWGWGDGLTWAFIAGSVLCFLLFAVWENFVSEPLIPLGLFRSVALSAGVVLMVLMAIAFMGGLFFVTFYLQNVHGMSPIDSGLHLLPLTGMMIVGSPLAGALITKAGPRIPLAGGMALTAIAMYGMSTLEPGTGSGVMSVWFALLGLGLAPVMVGATEVIVGNAPMELSGVAGGLQQAAMQIGGSLGTAVLGAVMASKVDSDLPGNWAAAKLPELPPAQLDQVSEAVQVGVAPVPPGTPAPVAAQITQVAHDTFMSGMGLACLVAAAVAAFAVLVALLTKRGENAEAGAGAAHI; encoded by the coding sequence ATGACTAGTCGGATCACCATCGACAAGGCGGACCGGATACCGGAACCCGCCGCGGCGCCGGACCCCGCACCGGCCAGGGGGCTGCGGGGGCACCCCTGGCTGACCCTGTTCGCCGTCGCGATCGGCGTCATGATGGTCGCCCTCGACGGCACCATCGTCGCCATCGCCAACCCGGTCATCCAGGACAAGCTCGACGCGAGCTTCGCCGACGTCCAGTGGATCACCAACGGCTATTTCCTCGCCCTCGCGGTCACCCTGATCACCGCGGGCAAGCTCGGCGACCGCTTCGGTCACCGGCAGACCTTCCTCATCGGCGTGGTCGGCTTCGCCGCCGCGTCCGGCGCCATCGGACTGTCCGACAGCATCGCGTTCGTCATCACGTTCCGCGTCTTCCAGGGCCTGTTCGGCGCGCTCCTCATGCCCGCCGCGCTCGGCCTGCTGCGCGCCACGTTCCCGGCCGAGAAGCTGAACATGGCGATCGGCATCTGGGGCATGGTGATCGGCGCCTCCACCGCGGGCGGCCCGATCCTCGGCGGTGTGCTCGTCGAGCACGTCAGCTGGCAGTCGGTGTTCTTCATCAACGTGCCGGTCGGCGTGATCGCCCTCGTCCTCGGCCTGTTCATCCTGCTCGACCACCGCGCGCAGAACGCGCCGCGCTCCTTCGACGTCCTGGGCATCCTGCTGCTCTCCGGCGCGATGTTCTGTCTCGTCTGGGCCCTCATCAAGGCCCCGACCTGGGGCTGGGGCGACGGCCTCACCTGGGCGTTCATCGCCGGCTCCGTGCTCTGCTTCCTGCTGTTCGCGGTGTGGGAGAACTTCGTCTCCGAGCCGCTCATCCCGCTCGGCCTGTTCCGCTCGGTGGCGCTGTCCGCCGGTGTGGTCCTGATGGTCCTCATGGCCATCGCCTTCATGGGCGGCCTGTTCTTCGTGACGTTCTACCTCCAGAACGTGCACGGGATGAGCCCGATCGACAGCGGTCTGCACCTGCTGCCGCTCACCGGCATGATGATCGTCGGTTCCCCGCTGGCCGGAGCCCTGATCACCAAGGCCGGCCCGCGCATCCCGCTCGCCGGCGGCATGGCGCTCACCGCGATCGCCATGTACGGCATGTCGACGCTGGAGCCGGGCACCGGCAGCGGCGTCATGTCCGTCTGGTTCGCCCTGCTCGGTCTGGGCCTCGCCCCGGTCATGGTCGGCGCCACCGAGGTCATCGTGGGCAACGCGCCGATGGAGCTGTCCGGTGTCGCCGGCGGACTCCAGCAGGCCGCCATGCAGATCGGCGGCAGCCTCGGCACGGCCGTCCTCGGCGCCGTCATGGCCTCCAAGGTCGACAGCGACCTGCCGGGCAACTGGGCGGCGGCCAAGCTCCCCGAGCTCCCGCCCGCCCAGCTCGACCAGGTCTCCGAAGCGGTCCAGGTCGGCGTCGCCCCGGTCCCGCCGGGCACCCCGGCCCCGGTCGCCGCGCAGATCACGCAGGTCGCGCACGACACGTTCATGTCCGGGATGGGTCTGGCCTGCCTGGTGGCCGCCGCCGTCGCCGCCTTCGCGGTGCTGGTCGCGCTCCTCACCAAGCGCGGCGAGAACGCCGAGGCGGGAGCCGGCGCGGCCCACATCTGA
- a CDS encoding TerD family protein, giving the protein MGVSLSKGGNVSLSKEAPGLTAVVVGLGWDVRTTTGTDFDLDASAILTNAEGKVRNDQDFVFFNNLKSADGSVEHTGDNLTGEGEGDDEQVKVNLAAVPADVDKIVFPVSIYDAENRQQSFGQVRNAFIRVVNQTGGAEIARYDLSEDASTETAMVFGELYRNGAEWKFRAVGQGYASGLRGIAQDFGVNV; this is encoded by the coding sequence GTGGGAGTCAGCCTCAGCAAGGGCGGCAACGTATCGCTGAGCAAGGAGGCTCCGGGCCTCACGGCGGTCGTCGTGGGCCTCGGTTGGGACGTCCGTACCACGACGGGTACGGACTTCGACCTCGACGCCAGCGCCATTCTGACGAACGCCGAGGGCAAGGTACGCAACGACCAGGACTTCGTGTTCTTCAACAACCTGAAGAGCGCGGACGGCTCGGTCGAGCACACCGGTGACAACCTGACCGGTGAGGGCGAGGGCGACGACGAGCAGGTCAAGGTCAACCTCGCGGCCGTGCCCGCCGACGTCGACAAGATCGTGTTCCCGGTCTCGATCTACGACGCCGAGAACCGACAGCAGTCCTTCGGACAGGTGCGCAACGCGTTCATCCGCGTCGTGAACCAGACGGGCGGCGCCGAGATCGCCCGTTACGACCTCTCCGAGGACGCCTCGACGGAGACCGCCATGGTCTTCGGCGAGCTGTACCGCAACGGGGCGGAGTGGAAGTTCCGCGCCGTCGGCCAGGGGTATGCCTCGGGTCTGCGCGGCATCGCGCAGGACTTCGGCGTCAACGTCTGA
- a CDS encoding peptidase inhibitor family I36 protein — MRTSTTALTVSALALAATALTGGPATAAAPPALGACAKGELCLWSKQDFKGARHVYELSGTDIESCTALPPGVSASSLANRTGRPVTTYQSASCAETGEFQTYPGSGTYEPESPYRVRAFKIWEN, encoded by the coding sequence ATGCGTACATCCACGACCGCGCTCACCGTCTCCGCGCTCGCCCTGGCCGCCACGGCCCTCACCGGCGGCCCGGCCACGGCGGCGGCCCCGCCCGCGCTCGGCGCCTGCGCCAAGGGCGAGCTCTGCCTCTGGTCGAAGCAGGACTTCAAGGGCGCCCGGCACGTCTACGAACTGTCCGGCACCGACATCGAGAGCTGCACCGCGCTGCCACCGGGCGTCAGCGCGTCCTCCCTCGCCAACCGCACGGGCCGCCCCGTGACCACGTACCAGTCCGCGTCCTGCGCCGAGACCGGAGAGTTCCAGACCTACCCCGGCAGCGGCACGTACGAGCCCGAAAGCCCGTACCGAGTACGGGCTTTCAAAATCTGGGAGAACTGA
- a CDS encoding TerD family protein, translated as MGVTLAKGGNVSLSKAAPNLAQVLVGLGWDARSTTGADFDLDASALLCSGGRVMGDEWFIFYNQLTSPDGSVEHTGDNLTGEGDGDDESIIIDLSRVPAGCDKIVFPVSIHDADNRGQTFGQVSNAFIRVVNQADGQELARYDLSEDASTETAMIFGEVYRYGGEWKFRAVGQGYASGLRGIALDFGVNVS; from the coding sequence ATGGGCGTCACGCTCGCCAAGGGGGGCAATGTCTCCCTCTCCAAGGCCGCACCGAATCTGGCCCAGGTCCTGGTGGGCCTCGGCTGGGACGCGCGTTCCACCACGGGAGCCGACTTCGACCTGGACGCCAGCGCACTGCTGTGCAGCGGCGGCCGCGTCATGGGCGACGAGTGGTTCATCTTCTACAACCAGCTCACCAGCCCCGACGGCTCGGTCGAGCACACCGGCGACAACCTGACCGGTGAGGGCGACGGCGACGACGAGTCGATCATCATCGACCTTTCCCGCGTTCCGGCCGGCTGCGACAAGATCGTTTTTCCGGTGTCCATTCACGACGCGGACAACAGGGGCCAGACCTTCGGCCAGGTCAGCAATGCGTTCATCCGCGTGGTGAATCAGGCGGACGGTCAGGAACTGGCGCGCTACGACCTTTCCGAGGACGCCTCCACGGAGACGGCGATGATCTTCGGCGAGGTGTACCGGTACGGCGGCGAGTGGAAGTTCCGTGCGGTCGGTCAGGGGTACGCGTCCGGGCTGCGGGGCATCGCTCTAGACTTCGGAGTCAATGTTTCGTAA
- a CDS encoding peroxiredoxin, which translates to MAIAVGTKAPDFELKNQHGETVKLSDFRGEKNVVLLFYPFAFTGVCTGELCALRDELPKFVNDDVQLLAVSNDSPFSLRVFAEQEGLEYPLLSDFWPHGEASRAYGVFDEEKGCAVRGTFIIDKEGVVQWTVVNALPDARDLNEYVRAIDAL; encoded by the coding sequence ATGGCGATCGCCGTCGGCACCAAGGCTCCGGACTTCGAGCTCAAGAACCAGCACGGCGAGACCGTGAAGCTCTCGGACTTCCGGGGCGAGAAGAACGTGGTGCTGCTCTTCTACCCGTTCGCCTTCACCGGGGTCTGCACCGGCGAGCTCTGCGCCCTGCGCGACGAGCTGCCCAAGTTCGTCAACGACGACGTGCAGCTGCTCGCCGTCTCCAACGACTCCCCGTTCTCCCTGCGGGTCTTCGCCGAGCAGGAGGGCCTCGAGTACCCGCTGCTCAGCGACTTCTGGCCGCACGGCGAGGCCTCCCGCGCCTACGGCGTCTTCGACGAGGAGAAGGGCTGCGCGGTGCGCGGCACCTTCATCATCGACAAGGAGGGCGTCGTCCAGTGGACCGTCGTCAACGCGCTGCCCGACGCGCGTGACCTGAACGAGTACGTCCGGGCGATCGACGCGCTCTGA
- a CDS encoding alpha/beta hydrolase: MTSFDSSPQLNVWRALLALAVVFIMLATTGWTAVRHHRGADSPLRTALSSWEHGRLNGHALPAPDGSPTRLAHFFASLTPHQRGLLADRYPLAVGNMNGAPVSLRYRANRIALDKAREVERGRIHDNRLSAVGHADAKERMKRFALLARPDRKILAFDPMGTGRVAEVFGDLDTARRVSVVVPGVDTTVLTFQRTARKYSAPVGMARSLYAAEREADPTARTAVIAWADYTAPAGLGVDAATSMRADDGAVRLNAMLRGLPGRSSVALYCHSYGSVVCGVAARGLPSRVSDIAVAGSPGMRAAHASGLGTKARVWATRDKDDWIADVPNMELGGLGHGADPVASGFGARVFAAGDAQGHTGYFVPGTESLRNFAEIGTGAYRSVSCADGNEGCRK, from the coding sequence GTGACTTCCTTCGACTCCTCCCCCCAACTCAACGTCTGGCGCGCGCTGCTCGCTCTGGCCGTCGTGTTCATCATGCTGGCGACCACCGGCTGGACGGCGGTGCGTCACCACCGGGGAGCCGACTCCCCGCTGCGGACCGCGCTCTCCTCCTGGGAGCACGGCCGGCTGAACGGACACGCCCTGCCCGCGCCCGACGGCTCCCCCACCCGCCTCGCGCACTTCTTCGCCTCGCTCACCCCCCACCAGCGCGGCCTGCTCGCCGACCGCTATCCCCTCGCGGTCGGCAACATGAACGGCGCGCCCGTCTCCCTGCGCTACCGCGCCAACCGGATCGCGCTCGACAAGGCGCGCGAGGTCGAACGCGGCCGCATCCACGACAACCGCCTGTCCGCGGTCGGTCACGCCGACGCCAAGGAGCGCATGAAGCGCTTCGCGCTGCTGGCCCGGCCCGACCGCAAGATCCTCGCCTTCGACCCCATGGGCACCGGCCGGGTCGCCGAGGTCTTCGGCGACCTCGACACGGCCCGCCGGGTCTCCGTCGTGGTGCCCGGCGTCGACACGACGGTGCTGACGTTCCAGCGCACCGCCCGCAAGTACTCCGCCCCCGTCGGCATGGCCCGCTCGCTGTACGCGGCCGAGCGCGAGGCCGATCCGACGGCCCGGACCGCCGTCATCGCCTGGGCCGACTACACGGCCCCGGCCGGGCTCGGCGTCGACGCGGCGACCTCGATGCGGGCGGACGACGGGGCGGTGCGGCTCAACGCGATGCTGCGCGGGCTGCCCGGCCGCTCCTCGGTCGCCCTGTACTGCCACAGCTACGGCTCCGTCGTCTGCGGGGTCGCGGCACGCGGCCTGCCCTCACGGGTCAGCGACATCGCGGTGGCCGGCAGCCCCGGGATGCGGGCCGCGCACGCCTCGGGCCTCGGCACCAAGGCCCGCGTGTGGGCCACCCGCGACAAGGACGACTGGATCGCGGACGTCCCGAACATGGAGCTCGGCGGCCTCGGCCACGGCGCCGACCCGGTCGCGTCGGGCTTCGGCGCGCGGGTCTTCGCGGCCGGCGACGCCCAGGGGCACACCGGGTACTTCGTGCCCGGCACGGAGAGCCTGCGGAACTTCGCGGAGATCGGGACTGGCGCGTACCGATCGGTGAGCTGTGCCGACGGGAACGAGGGCTGCCGGAAGTGA